The Oleiphilus messinensis DNA segment AGCATCACAACACCTTGATCGCTCACTGCAATTGATCAAGGACGGCGGCTGTCAGGCCGGTCTGGTCTTTAATCCGGGAACCCCGCTCCATGCTATGGACTACGTAATGGATAAACTGGACATGGTACTGCTGATGTCCGTAAACCCGGGCTTCGGCGGGCAAAAATTCATTCCTGGCACACTCGATAAATTACGAGAAGCAAGACAGAAGATCGATGCGAGTGGTCGACAGATTCGCCTGGAGATCGACGGTGGCGTCAATATCGATAACATTCGCAGCATTGCTGAAGCCGGAGCAGACACCTTTGTCGCAGGCTCCGCCATTTTCAACACCGAGGATTATCAGGTGACCATTGAAAAGATGAAAGCGCAACTCGCACTGGTAAACAGCACGCTTGTTTAACTCATTATTGTAAGTATGGCATCGGACGCGGAGAGAAACCCTTGACCCAAGCAGAGCAGAACACTGGCACTCATAACAGTACAATCGAGCTGCAATCCTACGATCTGATCATGTTCGATCTGGATGGTACCCTGGTTGACAGTGTGCCAGATTTATCCAATGCCATGGATGCCACCCTGAACCAGCATGGACTGCCAAGCGCAGGTGTGGAGCGAGTGCGTGACTGGGTTGGTAACGGTGCAGCAAAGCTCGTCAGCCGGGGACTCGCCTGGGCCAAACAATGCACGGAAGACGAGCTCGCTCGCGCACTGTTTGATGAAGTCTATCTCAGCTTTCTGGAGCACTACGGGCGTACCAATGGCCAGTACGCCAGACTCTATGAGGGCGTTTTGCCTTTACTCACCCAGCTCAAAGGCAATATCCCCCTTGCAGTTGTCACCAACAAACCCATGGCTTTTACCACCCCGTTACTCAATGCACTGGGCATCGATCACTATTTCGCCCATGTTGCGGGCGGCGATTCGTTTCCTGAAAAAAAACCGCACCCGCAACCGCTGCAAGAAATCATCAATGCCGCAAATGCACAGAACCCGGTAATGATCGGTGACTCGATCAGTGACGTAAAAGCCGCCCGTGCAGCAAATATTCCAGTCGTTTGTGTGAGTTACGGCTATAATCATGGTCAGGACATTCGCTTGAGCAATCCGGATTTGGTTATTGATTCGCTGGCGAGCCTGCTGTAAGCTTAAGGGCCGTTAAGTTATGCCCCAACAAGGCCATTCATTTCGATGAAAGATATTGAAAGCAAGCTAATCAAAGCAATGACCCAACGTTGGCGCCCCTGGCGCTAATCAACGATCTACTCCGTCCTCGTTACGGCCACGTAACGAACTGCTTAATTAACGCTTGTTTTCTACCCTGACCAGTGCAAGGAATATCTTATGTCGCCTGAGGAATTTAAACGTCTTGCCAGCCTCGGCTATAATCGGGTTCCCGTAACTCGAGAAGTACTCGCAGATTTAGACACACCCCTGAGCTGCTATTTAAAGCTGGCCGATGGCCCCTACAGCTATTTACTGGAATCCGTTCAAGGTGGCGAAAAATGGGGGCGTTACTCCATCATCGGTCTGCCGTCCGAGACCGTCCTGAAAGTTCGGGGCCACACCGTGACCATCGAAACCCGGGGGGAAATCACCGAGTCCCATGAAATAGAAGATCCTCTTGCATTCATTGATGAATTCCAGGGGCGCTTCATGGCCCCGGATTTACCGGATTTACCCCGCTTTAATGGTGGACTGGTCGGCTATTTCAGCTATGACACCATTCGCTACATTGAACCCAAGCTGGCAGCCAGTACACCTAAAGATGAGTTGGGTACACCGGATATTCTGTTAATGGTATCCAATGAGGTCGTGGTGGTTGACAACCTGAGCAATAAACTGATTTTTGTTTGCCATGTCGACCCGGAATTACCCGGCGCATACCAGAAAGCCCAGGAACGTCTGGATGAACTTGTGGGTCATCTGCGGGATCACCAGCGTATACCCGTAGCGGAAGCTTACCAACCCAAAGATGTCTACGAGCGGGACTTCATTTCCGGTTTCAAACAGCCTCAATTTGAAGCTGCCGTAGATAAAATCAAGGAATACGTACTGGCCGGGGATGTCATGCAAACCGTCATCTCGCAGCGCATGTCGATTCCTTACACGGCACCACCATTGAATCTTTATCGGGCTCTGCGAAGCCTGAACCCGTCACCTTATATGTATTTCCTGAACCTTGATGACTTCCACATCGTCGGCTCCTCGCCGGAAATACTGGCCCATGTTGAACACAACAAGGTCACGGTCCGCCCCATCGCTGGCACCCGACGACGGGGGAAAACCGAGGAAGAAGATCTCGCGCTGGAAGCCGAACTGCTCGACGATCCGAAAGAAATTGCAGAACACCTGATGTTGATTGACCTGGGCCGTAACGATGCTGGCCGCGTTTCCAAAACCGGTTCGGTCAAAGTCACAGATCAAATGGTCATCGAACGCTATTCCCACGTCATGCATATTGTCTCCAATGTCCAAGGCGAGCTTAAACCGGATACCTCCGCAATGGATGTGCTTCGCGCAACATTCCCCGCGGGTACCCTGAGCGGCGCACCGAAAATTCGGGCGATGGAAATTATTGACGAACTTGAGCCGGTCAAACGCGGTATCTATGGTGGTGCAGTCGGTTACCTCTCCTGGAACGGTAATATGGATACCGCCATAGCCATTCGTACCGCCGTTATCAAAGATCAAACCCTGCACATCCAGGCCGGTGCAGGGGTCGTCGCAGATTCGGTTCCGGCATTGGAGTGGAAAGAAACCATGAACAAAGCACGCGCCGTGTTCCGAGCGGTGGAAATGGCTTGCAAAGGTCTGGATCACTAGGAAGGAGATAACTATGCTGTTAATGATTGATAATTACGACTCCTTCACCTACAACGTGGTTCAGTACCTGGGTGAACTGGGAGCAGATGTGCGGGTTTACCGCAATGACGAAATCGGTATCGCCGAGATTGAAGCACTCAAGCCGGAAAAGATTGTGATTTCCCCTGGCCCCTGTACGCCCAATGAAGCGGGGATATCCCTCGACGTCATCAATACGTTCAAAGGCAAAGTGCCTATCCTGGGTATCTGCCTGGGTCACCAGAGTATTGGCCAGGCCTTTGGCGCCAAAATCGTGCGCGCCAGCCAGGTCATGCATGGCAAAACATCCCCCATCCAACACAACGATGCCGGGGTATTCAAAGGGCTAAGCAACCCCTTTACCGCAACTCGATACCATTCTTTGGTGATCTGTAAAAATCATGTCCCGGATTGCCTGGAAGTAACGGCCTGGACCGAAAACCAGGATGGCAGCATGGAAGAAATCATGGGGGTCAGGCATAAGACACTGCCAATCGAAGGTGTGCAATTTCACCCCGAGTCAATATTGACTCAACATGGTCATGACTTGCTGAAGAATTTTCTGGATCGGTAGCATTGACCCAGGTACGTAGCATTGACCCGGGTACGTACCATTGATCCATGCACGTACTATTGACGACTAAATAGCCACAGCAACAGAGAACAACAGGATAACTGGAGAACGCAATGGACATGAAAACCGCATTGAACCGGGTTGTTGAAGGCCACAACCTCGATACGACCGAAATGCAACAGGTCATGCAGTTAATTATGACCGGGCAAGCCACCGATTCACAGATCGGCGGCTTTTTGGTTGCCTTGCGCATGAAGGGCGAAACCATTGATGAAATCACCGGTGCAGCACAGGTGATGCGAGACCTGGCCGCACCGGTTCAAATCGACCACCCGAATCTGGTGGATACCTGTGGTACCGGCGGGGATGGCGCAAACCTGTTTAATATTTCCACCGCCAGTGCTTTCGTGGTGGCGGCTGCCGGTGGCAAAGTGGCCAAACACGGCAACCGGAGCGTATCAAGCTCGACAGGCAGTGCCGATGTATTGGAGGCTGCAGGCGTGCATTTGGGACTGAGCCCGGAACAGGTGGGACGCTGTATTGCAGAAATCGGGGTCGGATTCTTGTTTGCGCCCGCACATCATGGCGCCATGAAGCACGCGATTGGCCCACGCCGGGAAATGGGCTTGCGCACGATTTTTAACATGCTCGGGCCGATAACCAATCCAGCCGGAGTCAAAAACCAGGTGATTGGTGTGTTCAATCAAGGTCTTTGTCGCCCACTGGCGGAAGCACTGAGCCGATTGGGTAGCAACCATGTTCTGGTAGTTCACGCCAGTGATGGACTGGATGAATTTACGCTGGCAGGCCCCACCCACGTAGCGGAACTGAAAAATGGCGCTGTCACAGAATATGATATTACACCCGACGAGCTCGGCATTGCCTCGGAAGATTTAAGCGGCCTGGTGGTCGACAGTGCGCAGAAGAGTCTCGAAATCATCCGTGCAGCGCTGAACAATGATGATTCCGATACCGCTCGCAAAGCCCGGAATATCATCACACTCAATGCCGGTGCGGCAATCTACGCAGCTGAACTGGCCGACGATCTGAAATCCGGTATCGAAATGGCCGCCGACGCAATCGGTAGCGGACTCGCATTGGCCAAGATTGAAGAGCTTGCCAGCTTCACCACTTGTCTTAAGGAATAACACTCATGGCGAATATACACCCTCCCGAGACCCCGACCGTATTGCGAAAAATCGTGGCCCGGAAGTGGGAAGAAATCGAAGAGCGCAAACGCACTTTGGCATTGCAGGAGTGCAAAGCACGTGCACTGGATACCGGTGAGTGTCGAGGCTTTATCAGCGCGATTCAGGCCAAGCTCGATCAAGGGCTGCCAGCGGTTATTTCCGAAATCAAGAAAGCATCGCCCAGCAAAGGTGTGATTCGGGAAAACTTCGAACCTGCGGAGATCGCGGAAAGCTACGAGCGAGCCGGTGCGGCTTGTTTGTCGGTGCTTACGGATCGTGATTTTTTTCAAGGTCACGAAGACTATTTGATCGCCGCTAAAAACGCCTGTGCCCTGCCTGCCCTGCGTAAGGATTTTATGGTAGCCCCCTACCAGATTTACGAAAGCAAACTGGTCAATGCCGATTGTATTTTGCTGATTGCCGCTTGCCTGACGAAAGACCAGATGCAGGAACTGGAAGGCATCGCCCATGAACTGGGAATGGATGTGTTAGTCGAAGTGCACAACGGCGACGAGCTGGACATGGCACTGACCTTGAAAACCCCTTTACTGGGTGTGAATAACCGGGATTTGCACACCTTTGACGTTTCCCTGAACACCACGTTCAGTCTTTTACCGCGCATCGATGACAATCGCATCGTGGTCACCGAAAGCGGTATTCATACCCGGGAAGACGTGGAAATCATGCGCTCCATGGCGGTACAGACCTTCCTGGTCGGTGAGTCATTCATGCGTGCGGATAATCCCGGCGAGAAATTACAAGAGCTGTTTTTTTAGCGGACAACGCCCCCGTATCAGTTCAGGTAAGACATTGACTGGCTTTCCTGAACTGAACGTCCCTCCATCCACTCGATCTTTCCTCGTTCTGCACGCTTTTCATTTATCGACACTACTTTTCATTTATCTGCACGCTTTTCATCTATCTGCACTATACTGGTGCCGTACGATAAAAAATTCGTCCACACACCTCATGCCACAAGGAAGAATAATATGAAGTGGATACCCCTCGCCCTTTTACTAACACCATTTATCACCGGCTGTAACGACGATTCTGATCCAATCGGCTCTGAAACACTCAAACAGACCACGGATACCCGCGTCACCATGAATCTGGATCCGGCAGTCACCCCACCCGCAGAACGATTCGATCCTGAAAAAGCCGACAGCTTTAATCAATCCACCACCCAAACCGTGTATGACAGCTTATTCCTCCCCCACGACCTGCAGCTGTACTTTGCCAAAGCAGATCATCCTGGAAGCCCAGCCAACACGTGGTGGATGTATGTGAGAATTGATGGCCAAAAAGTAGGAGACCCGGTAAA contains these protein-coding regions:
- the rpe gene encoding ribulose-phosphate 3-epimerase; the encoded protein is MQKFQIAPSILSADFARLGEEVDQVLAAGADIVHFDVMDNHYVPNLTIGPMVCKALRDYGISAPIDVHLMVQPVDELIKMFIDAGATYITFHPEASQHLDRSLQLIKDGGCQAGLVFNPGTPLHAMDYVMDKLDMVLLMSVNPGFGGQKFIPGTLDKLREARQKIDASGRQIRLEIDGGVNIDNIRSIAEAGADTFVAGSAIFNTEDYQVTIEKMKAQLALVNSTLV
- a CDS encoding phosphoglycolate phosphatase yields the protein MTQAEQNTGTHNSTIELQSYDLIMFDLDGTLVDSVPDLSNAMDATLNQHGLPSAGVERVRDWVGNGAAKLVSRGLAWAKQCTEDELARALFDEVYLSFLEHYGRTNGQYARLYEGVLPLLTQLKGNIPLAVVTNKPMAFTTPLLNALGIDHYFAHVAGGDSFPEKKPHPQPLQEIINAANAQNPVMIGDSISDVKAARAANIPVVCVSYGYNHGQDIRLSNPDLVIDSLASLL
- the trpE gene encoding anthranilate synthase component I, with protein sequence MSPEEFKRLASLGYNRVPVTREVLADLDTPLSCYLKLADGPYSYLLESVQGGEKWGRYSIIGLPSETVLKVRGHTVTIETRGEITESHEIEDPLAFIDEFQGRFMAPDLPDLPRFNGGLVGYFSYDTIRYIEPKLAASTPKDELGTPDILLMVSNEVVVVDNLSNKLIFVCHVDPELPGAYQKAQERLDELVGHLRDHQRIPVAEAYQPKDVYERDFISGFKQPQFEAAVDKIKEYVLAGDVMQTVISQRMSIPYTAPPLNLYRALRSLNPSPYMYFLNLDDFHIVGSSPEILAHVEHNKVTVRPIAGTRRRGKTEEEDLALEAELLDDPKEIAEHLMLIDLGRNDAGRVSKTGSVKVTDQMVIERYSHVMHIVSNVQGELKPDTSAMDVLRATFPAGTLSGAPKIRAMEIIDELEPVKRGIYGGAVGYLSWNGNMDTAIAIRTAVIKDQTLHIQAGAGVVADSVPALEWKETMNKARAVFRAVEMACKGLDH
- a CDS encoding aminodeoxychorismate/anthranilate synthase component II, producing MLLMIDNYDSFTYNVVQYLGELGADVRVYRNDEIGIAEIEALKPEKIVISPGPCTPNEAGISLDVINTFKGKVPILGICLGHQSIGQAFGAKIVRASQVMHGKTSPIQHNDAGVFKGLSNPFTATRYHSLVICKNHVPDCLEVTAWTENQDGSMEEIMGVRHKTLPIEGVQFHPESILTQHGHDLLKNFLDR
- the trpD gene encoding anthranilate phosphoribosyltransferase, whose protein sequence is MDMKTALNRVVEGHNLDTTEMQQVMQLIMTGQATDSQIGGFLVALRMKGETIDEITGAAQVMRDLAAPVQIDHPNLVDTCGTGGDGANLFNISTASAFVVAAAGGKVAKHGNRSVSSSTGSADVLEAAGVHLGLSPEQVGRCIAEIGVGFLFAPAHHGAMKHAIGPRREMGLRTIFNMLGPITNPAGVKNQVIGVFNQGLCRPLAEALSRLGSNHVLVVHASDGLDEFTLAGPTHVAELKNGAVTEYDITPDELGIASEDLSGLVVDSAQKSLEIIRAALNNDDSDTARKARNIITLNAGAAIYAAELADDLKSGIEMAADAIGSGLALAKIEELASFTTCLKE
- the trpC gene encoding indole-3-glycerol phosphate synthase TrpC, with protein sequence MANIHPPETPTVLRKIVARKWEEIEERKRTLALQECKARALDTGECRGFISAIQAKLDQGLPAVISEIKKASPSKGVIRENFEPAEIAESYERAGAACLSVLTDRDFFQGHEDYLIAAKNACALPALRKDFMVAPYQIYESKLVNADCILLIAACLTKDQMQELEGIAHELGMDVLVEVHNGDELDMALTLKTPLLGVNNRDLHTFDVSLNTTFSLLPRIDDNRIVVTESGIHTREDVEIMRSMAVQTFLVGESFMRADNPGEKLQELFF